The Natrinema sp. HArc-T2 genome has a segment encoding these proteins:
- the npdG gene encoding NADPH-dependent F420 reductase — MRIALLGGTGDIGEGLALRFGRDTSHELLIGSRDPEKARDAVADYEAALEDHTDSVDIKGFVNEMAADRADIVVLSVPPYHVGDTVEAVADNLDSDTVLVTPAVGMKGDEDGLHYHPPSTGSVTELVAERAPDEVPVVGAFHNLAAGALADLETDLDLDTLVVADDDTARDTVCNLARELEGLRALEAGPLANAAEVESVTPLVINIAKYNDDMHDVGVKWI, encoded by the coding sequence ATGCGAATTGCGCTACTTGGCGGCACTGGCGATATCGGCGAAGGACTCGCGCTCCGGTTCGGGCGAGATACGAGTCACGAACTGCTCATTGGCTCGCGAGATCCCGAAAAGGCCCGCGATGCGGTCGCAGACTACGAGGCGGCGCTCGAGGACCACACCGACTCGGTCGACATCAAGGGCTTCGTCAACGAGATGGCCGCCGACCGCGCGGATATCGTCGTGCTCAGCGTCCCGCCGTACCACGTCGGCGACACCGTCGAGGCAGTCGCCGACAACCTCGATTCGGACACGGTCCTCGTGACCCCCGCTGTCGGCATGAAAGGCGACGAAGATGGCCTCCACTACCATCCGCCGTCGACCGGCAGCGTGACCGAACTCGTCGCCGAGCGGGCCCCCGACGAGGTCCCCGTCGTCGGCGCGTTCCACAACCTCGCGGCCGGCGCACTCGCCGATCTCGAGACCGACCTCGACCTCGATACGCTCGTCGTCGCCGACGACGACACGGCCCGCGACACCGTCTGCAACCTCGCACGCGAGCTCGAGGGACTACGCGCGCTCGAGGCTGGTCCGCTGGCCAACGCGGCAGAAGTCGAGAGCGTCACGCCGCTGGTCATCAACATCGCGAAGTACAACGACGACATGCACGACGTCGGCGTGAAGTGGATCTAG
- a CDS encoding deoxyhypusine synthase produces MSDEHDHDSDADGDADGHHEPERETFSHDPIGHAEVRAGMTVGELADEYGAAGVGAANLHEAVDITEAMFDDDVTVFFSLAGAMVPTGMRAIVADLIRDGYIDVLVTTGANLTHDAIEAIGGKHHHGEVTAEDKTEREHDEQLRDEGVDRIYNVYLPQEFFATFESHLREEVFPVLEEEGVVSIQRLTEELGRANAEVNERDDVHEDPGIAAAAYENDVPIYCPAVQDSVLGLQAWMYSQTSDFSLDALADMTPLTDIAYHADEAAAFVVGGGVPKNFTLQTMLVSPDAYDYAVQLTMDPQQTGGLSGATLDEARSWGKLEKDAENVSVYADATITLPLVIAAARERLEN; encoded by the coding sequence ATGAGCGACGAGCACGATCACGACAGCGACGCCGACGGCGACGCGGACGGCCACCACGAGCCAGAGCGGGAGACCTTCTCGCACGATCCGATCGGCCACGCCGAAGTCCGGGCCGGAATGACGGTCGGCGAACTCGCCGACGAGTACGGGGCGGCTGGCGTCGGCGCGGCGAACCTCCATGAGGCCGTCGACATCACCGAAGCGATGTTCGACGACGACGTGACCGTCTTCTTCAGCCTCGCGGGTGCGATGGTGCCGACCGGCATGCGCGCGATCGTCGCCGATCTCATCCGTGACGGCTACATCGACGTGCTGGTCACGACGGGGGCGAACCTCACCCACGACGCGATCGAGGCCATCGGCGGCAAACACCACCACGGCGAGGTGACCGCCGAGGACAAGACCGAACGCGAACACGACGAGCAACTGCGTGACGAGGGTGTCGACCGCATCTACAACGTCTATCTCCCACAGGAGTTTTTCGCGACGTTCGAATCGCACCTGCGCGAGGAGGTCTTCCCGGTGCTCGAGGAGGAGGGCGTCGTCTCGATCCAGCGGCTCACCGAGGAACTCGGTCGGGCCAACGCCGAGGTGAACGAGCGCGACGACGTCCACGAAGATCCCGGCATCGCCGCCGCGGCGTACGAAAACGACGTGCCGATCTACTGTCCCGCCGTTCAGGACTCCGTGCTGGGTCTGCAGGCGTGGATGTATTCCCAGACGTCCGACTTCTCGCTGGACGCGCTGGCCGACATGACGCCGCTGACCGATATCGCCTACCACGCCGACGAGGCCGCCGCGTTCGTCGTCGGCGGTGGCGTCCCGAAGAACTTCACCCTCCAGACGATGCTCGTCTCGCCCGACGCCTACGACTACGCCGTCCAGTTGACAATGGACCCCCAACAGACCGGGGGCCTCTCCGGGGCGACCTTGGACGAGGCGCGCTCGTGGGGCAAACTCGAGAAAGACGCCGAAAACGTCTCGGTCTACGCCGATGCGACGATCACGCTTCCGCTGGTCATCGCGGCCGCGCGCGAACGACTCGAGAACTGA
- a CDS encoding ester cyclase, whose protein sequence is MTQTAVDVEREYRELWNGDFSKLDVVADSVDVYVPSLSDGEFHSREAFEAYLRDLRTGFPDWHVTVDNILADDEMVMKEWTVTATHNGEYNGIPPTGREMTAYRWG, encoded by the coding sequence ATGACACAGACCGCAGTAGATGTCGAACGTGAGTATAGAGAGTTGTGGAACGGGGACTTCTCGAAGTTGGATGTCGTTGCCGACTCGGTTGACGTGTACGTGCCATCACTGTCTGACGGCGAGTTTCACAGCCGCGAAGCGTTTGAAGCGTATCTCCGGGACCTCCGGACGGGGTTCCCCGACTGGCACGTCACGGTAGACAACATCCTCGCCGACGATGAGATGGTCATGAAGGAATGGACAGTGACAGCAACACACAATGGCGAATACAACGGCATCCCGCCGACCGGCCGCGAGATGACAGCTTACCGCTGGGGGTGA
- a CDS encoding cbb3-type cytochrome c oxidase subunit I: MSEFPPRTTIKRWLVTTNHKDVGILYLFTALFLLVAGGVLALLFRIHLWEAGGIGFLTNTQYNQAVSVHGLLMVFWFISPLGFAFANYVVPLQIGAKDLAFPRLNALSYWFYLFSGLLILLSFFQGTTWANGWYMYAPLNVPIYNPGYTLSMGGNTTILALTLFVMSVTLGSVNFLTTIHCCRAEGMGLWNMPLFTWGTLLTVWMMLFAFAALLAALILMLTDRILLTQYLSSTAQGSSLLWGHIFWFFGHPEVYIVFFPALGIMFEIVQTFTGRRLVGRKWVIIAMVLVAIQSFLVWMHHMFLTTINLPIKTLFMATTIGISLPFDLMVFAMIYTMVKGRVRFTTPFLFVLGALVLFIIGGITGVFLGAVVLDYEFRGTYWVVAHFHYVMVSGVTALIGGLYYWWPKITGKMYSERLGKLSFAVYFIGFNLLYFPMFIAWETPRRVFHYAESAQIYQQLATVGAFVLALSILLVFITLAKSIVSGPDAPDNPWQFARTAEWATTSPPPLENWPNRPSYASGELRFVDDATAADGGAVAHGKAGQAESLETEHEDHASIWPFGIGIGMFVTFLGLSGLTPFVAEFAVPRGAELPGTAASSPNVLYPVLSLVGVAILGYTLFEYGREEFNAPEMTIAERWPFEGVGTTKTGVWFFLASDVVVFGAVIGGYVFMRLNAGWGTIEPVPPSEIIGLVNTYVLLTSSFTVVLALMMAERGNRRGLLASMGATLALGVTFLGIKGYEWSQEFAHDIYWFTDLEYSMYFVTTGLHALHVILGLLIAGFMVYRILTVDAYLEDDRPVEYFGLYWHFVDIVWVILFPLFYLM; this comes from the coding sequence ATGAGTGAGTTCCCGCCGCGAACGACGATCAAGCGCTGGCTGGTGACGACGAATCACAAGGACGTCGGGATTCTCTACTTGTTTACTGCGCTGTTCCTGCTCGTCGCCGGTGGCGTCCTCGCGTTGCTGTTCCGGATCCACCTGTGGGAAGCAGGCGGGATCGGCTTTCTGACGAACACGCAGTACAATCAGGCGGTGTCAGTCCACGGGCTCTTGATGGTCTTCTGGTTTATTTCGCCGCTTGGCTTCGCCTTCGCGAACTACGTCGTCCCCTTACAGATCGGAGCGAAAGACCTCGCCTTTCCCCGACTGAACGCGCTGAGCTACTGGTTCTATCTCTTCTCTGGACTTCTCATCCTACTGTCTTTTTTCCAGGGGACGACGTGGGCAAACGGCTGGTACATGTACGCGCCGCTGAACGTTCCGATATACAACCCTGGCTATACGCTGTCCATGGGTGGCAACACGACGATTCTCGCGCTGACGCTGTTCGTCATGTCGGTCACTCTCGGTTCGGTGAACTTCCTGACGACGATCCACTGCTGTCGCGCTGAGGGGATGGGGCTCTGGAACATGCCACTGTTTACGTGGGGGACGTTGCTGACCGTCTGGATGATGCTGTTTGCCTTCGCGGCGCTGCTGGCCGCGCTCATCCTCATGCTTACCGACCGCATCCTGCTGACCCAGTACTTGTCGTCGACCGCGCAAGGCTCGAGTCTCCTCTGGGGACACATCTTCTGGTTCTTCGGCCATCCGGAGGTGTACATCGTCTTCTTCCCCGCGCTGGGGATCATGTTCGAGATCGTCCAGACGTTCACTGGTCGTCGGCTGGTCGGTCGCAAGTGGGTCATCATCGCGATGGTGCTCGTCGCGATCCAGTCCTTTTTGGTCTGGATGCACCACATGTTCCTGACGACGATCAACCTCCCGATCAAGACGCTGTTTATGGCGACGACGATCGGGATCTCGTTGCCCTTCGACCTGATGGTCTTCGCGATGATCTATACGATGGTCAAGGGTCGGGTGCGGTTTACGACGCCGTTCCTGTTCGTCCTTGGCGCGCTCGTGTTGTTCATTATCGGTGGGATCACCGGCGTCTTCCTCGGCGCAGTCGTCCTCGACTACGAGTTCCGTGGCACCTACTGGGTCGTCGCGCACTTCCACTACGTGATGGTCTCCGGTGTCACCGCGCTGATCGGCGGCCTCTACTACTGGTGGCCCAAGATCACCGGCAAGATGTACTCCGAACGGCTGGGAAAACTCAGCTTCGCCGTCTACTTCATCGGGTTCAACCTGCTGTACTTTCCGATGTTCATCGCCTGGGAGACGCCCCGGCGAGTCTTCCACTACGCCGAGAGCGCACAGATCTATCAGCAGCTCGCGACCGTCGGCGCATTCGTCCTCGCCCTGTCGATTCTGCTCGTCTTCATCACGCTGGCAAAGAGCATTGTCTCGGGGCCGGACGCCCCCGACAACCCGTGGCAGTTCGCACGCACTGCCGAGTGGGCGACGACCTCGCCCCCGCCACTGGAAAACTGGCCAAACCGACCCAGCTACGCCAGCGGCGAGTTGCGGTTCGTCGATGACGCGACCGCGGCAGACGGGGGCGCGGTCGCCCACGGCAAGGCAGGCCAGGCCGAGTCCCTCGAGACCGAACACGAAGATCACGCGAGCATCTGGCCGTTCGGGATCGGGATCGGGATGTTCGTTACCTTCCTCGGGCTCTCCGGGCTGACGCCCTTCGTCGCCGAGTTTGCGGTCCCACGCGGGGCTGAACTTCCCGGTACTGCTGCCAGCTCGCCGAACGTCCTCTATCCCGTGCTGTCGCTCGTCGGTGTCGCCATCCTCGGCTACACGCTCTTCGAATACGGTCGCGAGGAATTCAACGCACCCGAGATGACGATCGCCGAACGCTGGCCGTTCGAGGGCGTCGGCACGACCAAAACCGGCGTCTGGTTCTTCCTGGCGTCGGACGTCGTCGTCTTCGGGGCCGTCATCGGCGGCTACGTCTTCATGCGGCTCAACGCGGGCTGGGGGACGATCGAACCCGTCCCGCCATCCGAGATCATCGGGCTGGTCAACACCTACGTGCTGTTGACCTCGAGTTTCACGGTCGTTCTCGCGCTGATGATGGCCGAACGCGGGAACAGACGCGGCCTGCTGGCGTCGATGGGCGCGACGCTGGCACTCGGGGTCACCTTCCTCGGGATCAAGGGCTACGAGTGGAGCCAAGAGTTCGCCCACGACATCTACTGGTTTACCGACCTCGAGTACTCGATGTACTTCGTGACGACCGGCCTGCACGCCTTACACGTCATCCTCGGCCTGCTCATCGCCGGGTTCATGGTCTATCGGATCCTGACCGTCGACGCCTATCTCGAGGACGATCGACCGGTAGAGTACTTCGGGCTCTACTGGCACTTCGTCGACATCGTCTGGGTGATCCTCTTCCCGCTGTTCTACCTCATGTAG
- a CDS encoding pyridoxamine 5'-phosphate oxidase family protein produces the protein MSTVPPEAERLLEDEPLMAHLGTCIDGRPHVAPVWYRYADEVVEIVTTGRKLANIRQNPRVALSVQNDETGQARWMVSLLGTATVIEAEDETAAARRRINEKYGAGPDAYAENTLVRIDVGSATYRMYDDTLE, from the coding sequence GTGTCGACCGTTCCACCGGAGGCAGAACGATTGCTCGAGGACGAGCCACTGATGGCCCATCTGGGTACCTGCATCGATGGACGACCCCACGTCGCACCGGTCTGGTACCGGTACGCCGACGAGGTCGTCGAGATCGTGACGACGGGCCGAAAGCTGGCGAACATCAGGCAGAATCCGCGGGTTGCCCTCTCGGTCCAGAATGACGAGACAGGACAGGCACGCTGGATGGTGTCGCTACTCGGGACGGCGACGGTGATCGAAGCCGAGGACGAAACGGCTGCGGCTCGCCGCCGGATCAACGAGAAGTACGGTGCAGGTCCCGACGCCTACGCCGAGAACACGCTGGTGCGGATCGACGTCGGCTCGGCGACGTATCGGATGTACGACGACACCCTCGAGTAG
- a CDS encoding class I SAM-dependent methyltransferase, whose amino-acid sequence MNSTEVRRQWADRSGEYSPEYYAYYGPDETSETIRSILDRLVDRDVSILEVGCSSGRHLAHLHDDGFETLSGIDVNDDAFDVMAEAYPELAADGTFYHDSIETVVGEFDDDQFDVVYSVETLQHLHPDAEWVFEDLARITADLLITIENEGECDGDESESADTDVSYVNDDFPLYHRDWNRVFTELGLRELEATSGKRDTIRTFRTPQA is encoded by the coding sequence GTGAATTCTACAGAGGTCCGTCGCCAGTGGGCAGACCGGTCCGGCGAATACTCACCGGAATATTACGCCTACTACGGGCCTGACGAGACGAGTGAGACGATCCGCAGCATTCTCGATCGGCTCGTCGACCGAGACGTATCTATTCTCGAGGTCGGCTGTAGTTCGGGCCGTCACCTCGCGCATCTCCACGACGATGGCTTCGAAACCCTGTCTGGAATCGATGTCAACGACGACGCGTTCGACGTCATGGCAGAGGCCTACCCCGAACTTGCTGCCGACGGAACGTTCTACCACGACTCGATCGAAACCGTCGTCGGCGAGTTCGACGACGACCAGTTCGACGTCGTCTACTCGGTCGAGACGCTCCAACATCTTCACCCCGACGCCGAGTGGGTGTTCGAGGACCTAGCCCGAATCACTGCCGACCTCCTCATTACGATCGAAAACGAGGGCGAGTGCGACGGCGACGAGTCAGAGTCGGCAGATACCGACGTGAGCTACGTCAACGACGACTTCCCGCTGTACCACCGCGACTGGAACCGTGTGTTTACCGAGCTGGGCCTGCGCGAACTCGAGGCCACATCCGGCAAGCGAGATACGATTCGAACGTTCCGGACGCCACAGGCCTAG
- a CDS encoding cation:proton antiporter codes for MSAALEFLYRVLALLALALAIRILVDVWLEIPYSILLILVGVGISVQPIDVGLRLSHDVIMSLVLPLILFNGVIKLNRRVLRENIVVPLVLVVVGVPLAVALLGAVTAVAFGLPVLVSLLLAGIVVPTDPVAVLSLFEEIDAPERLSVIIDSESLFNDGVAVVIVNVLLVLIAEHPPATGGSGLASTVVLELLVVGVGGFLIGSVLGYAATQFIRRVPERMAVLLSTVLVAYGSYVIATSVVGVSGILATVGAGLFVETTASEGLEIDRDTLEFVRDTWEGGSFLLSTLVYVLIGAQVQIASLVTHLWSILVATVLVLLVRAVVVYSLVGIVNVTAATKTPRSYQHMLVWGGLHTVVPIALALGLPAGLPHREFIQTVVFGVAITGALVQGLLMPTVLRVTGIQERASRLGASDRAE; via the coding sequence ATGAGCGCGGCGCTCGAGTTTCTGTATCGTGTCCTCGCACTGCTTGCTCTCGCACTGGCGATCAGGATCCTCGTCGACGTCTGGCTCGAGATTCCCTACTCGATTCTCCTGATTCTGGTCGGGGTTGGGATTTCGGTCCAGCCCATCGATGTCGGACTTCGGCTGTCTCACGACGTGATTATGTCCCTCGTGCTCCCGCTGATCCTGTTTAACGGGGTGATCAAGTTGAATCGCAGGGTGTTGCGCGAGAACATCGTCGTGCCGCTCGTCTTAGTCGTGGTCGGGGTCCCGCTGGCGGTCGCACTGCTCGGTGCGGTTACGGCGGTCGCGTTCGGGCTTCCAGTGCTGGTTTCGCTGTTGCTGGCCGGGATCGTGGTGCCGACGGATCCGGTCGCCGTTCTCTCGCTGTTCGAGGAGATCGACGCGCCGGAGCGGCTGTCGGTCATCATCGACAGCGAGAGCCTGTTCAACGATGGCGTCGCGGTCGTTATCGTCAACGTCCTGCTCGTACTCATCGCCGAGCACCCACCGGCGACGGGCGGTTCCGGACTCGCCAGCACGGTCGTGCTCGAACTCCTCGTCGTCGGCGTCGGTGGCTTCCTCATCGGGAGCGTTCTCGGATACGCCGCCACGCAGTTCATTCGCCGCGTTCCCGAACGAATGGCGGTCTTGCTCAGTACCGTCCTGGTGGCATACGGGAGCTATGTCATCGCCACGAGCGTCGTCGGCGTCAGCGGCATCCTCGCGACGGTGGGTGCAGGCCTGTTCGTGGAGACGACCGCCAGCGAGGGACTCGAGATCGATCGCGACACCCTCGAGTTCGTCCGCGACACCTGGGAAGGCGGCTCGTTTCTCCTCTCGACGTTGGTGTACGTCCTCATCGGCGCGCAGGTCCAGATCGCCAGTCTGGTCACGCACCTGTGGTCGATACTCGTCGCGACCGTCCTCGTCTTGCTCGTGCGGGCAGTGGTCGTCTACAGTCTGGTCGGAATCGTGAACGTGACTGCCGCGACGAAGACGCCACGGAGCTATCAACACATGCTCGTCTGGGGCGGGCTACACACCGTCGTTCCCATCGCACTGGCGCTCGGGCTGCCCGCAGGGCTCCCACACCGCGAGTTCATTCAGACGGTAGTCTTCGGCGTCGCGATAACCGGTGCGCTCGTCCAGGGGTTGCTGATGCCAACGGTCCTCCGTGTGACTGGGATCCAGGAGCGTGCATCACGTCTCGGTGCATCCGACAGGGCGGAGTAA
- a CDS encoding glycerophosphodiester phosphodiesterase — MARPAVIAHRGYAGVAPENTVEAATRAVADDETAMLEVDVQPAACGTPVVIHDEHLDGSRDGRPLTDAAGLVWETPLEELQEAHVLGTDATVPTLADFLAAVPETVGVNVELKNPGTTELRVGESLSSSERDQRRELWQPFVECVVANCAAFGGDLLFSSFCEGAIAALREIADYAVAPLVWDDLEAGLEIARRYDCEAIHPPRNAIAGIHLSETAYAGVSAGGPEVDVLEVAHAEGRAVNVWTATNWVQFDTLAAAGVDGIVADYPGLARDLSDDQSH, encoded by the coding sequence ATGGCACGTCCTGCCGTCATCGCTCACCGTGGCTACGCCGGTGTCGCACCTGAAAATACCGTCGAAGCGGCCACGCGTGCAGTTGCCGATGACGAGACTGCGATGCTCGAGGTCGACGTTCAGCCCGCCGCCTGCGGCACCCCGGTGGTGATCCACGACGAACACCTCGATGGGAGTCGCGACGGTCGCCCGCTAACGGACGCAGCCGGGCTCGTCTGGGAGACACCGCTCGAGGAACTGCAGGAGGCACACGTTCTCGGTACCGACGCGACGGTGCCGACGCTGGCCGACTTTCTCGCGGCTGTCCCCGAGACCGTCGGCGTCAACGTCGAACTGAAAAATCCCGGGACGACAGAGCTACGTGTCGGTGAGTCGCTCTCGTCGAGCGAGCGCGATCAGCGCCGCGAACTGTGGCAGCCGTTCGTCGAGTGTGTCGTCGCCAACTGTGCGGCGTTCGGCGGCGACCTGCTGTTCTCGTCGTTTTGCGAGGGTGCGATCGCAGCGTTGCGGGAAATCGCCGACTACGCTGTGGCACCGCTGGTGTGGGACGACCTCGAAGCGGGTCTCGAGATCGCACGCCGCTATGATTGCGAGGCGATCCATCCACCGCGGAACGCGATCGCCGGGATACACCTGAGCGAAACGGCCTATGCTGGCGTGTCAGCCGGTGGTCCCGAAGTAGACGTTCTCGAGGTAGCCCACGCGGAGGGGCGAGCGGTCAACGTCTGGACGGCGACGAACTGGGTGCAGTTCGACACGCTCGCGGCAGCTGGCGTCGACGGCATCGTCGCTGACTATCCCGGGTTGGCTCGAGACTTGAGTGACGATCAGAGCCACTGA
- a CDS encoding co-chaperone YbbN gives MTVTLKDFYADWCGPCKTQDPILEELEEDWEGQFEVEKVNVDEQQDVANEYQVRSLPTLVIENDDGIVERFVGVTQRDDLEDALESAGA, from the coding sequence ATGACCGTCACACTCAAGGACTTCTACGCTGACTGGTGTGGCCCCTGCAAGACCCAGGACCCGATCCTCGAGGAGCTCGAGGAAGACTGGGAGGGCCAGTTCGAAGTCGAGAAAGTAAACGTCGACGAACAGCAAGACGTCGCCAACGAGTACCAGGTCCGATCGCTGCCGACGCTCGTCATCGAGAACGACGACGGCATCGTCGAGCGCTTCGTCGGCGTCACCCAGCGTGACGACCTCGAGGACGCCCTCGAGTCCGCCGGCGCGTAG
- a CDS encoding ion transporter → MPAEPSPESRDRQETVRFYLIDHRTPLGKAIDIVLLVLNVVFVALFVAETYALPSAIQATLWRLEVGIAVVFLGEYLLRLYGARNRLEEFLNPYTMVDLIAVLPTFLVLFVPGVTVVNVGFLRMLRVLRALRFYRFTQDAEFFFGTITDNSLRALKLLLTVLVLFFVSAGLFYSAEHAVNPDVVTFGDAFYYVVVALSTVGFGDIVPVTIAGRWVTVAAILTGIIVLPWQASKIVREWSHREKVDVTCPNCGLSSHDRDASHCKACGHVIYQKVDSSE, encoded by the coding sequence ATGCCAGCCGAACCGTCGCCTGAGAGCCGCGATCGTCAGGAGACCGTTCGTTTCTACCTGATCGATCACCGGACGCCGCTTGGAAAAGCGATCGACATCGTGCTGTTGGTCTTGAACGTCGTGTTCGTCGCCCTCTTCGTCGCCGAGACCTACGCGCTCCCGTCGGCGATTCAGGCGACGCTCTGGCGACTCGAGGTCGGGATCGCCGTCGTGTTTCTGGGAGAGTACTTGCTACGACTGTACGGCGCTCGAAATCGTCTCGAGGAGTTTCTCAATCCTTACACCATGGTCGATCTGATCGCGGTTCTCCCGACGTTTCTCGTGTTGTTCGTCCCGGGCGTAACGGTCGTCAACGTCGGGTTCCTCCGTATGCTTCGGGTGTTGCGGGCACTTCGGTTCTATCGGTTCACGCAGGACGCGGAGTTCTTCTTCGGAACGATCACGGACAATTCCTTGCGCGCGCTGAAGTTGCTGTTGACGGTCTTGGTGCTGTTTTTCGTCTCCGCCGGCCTGTTCTACAGCGCCGAACACGCGGTCAATCCGGACGTTGTCACGTTCGGTGATGCGTTCTACTACGTCGTGGTCGCGCTATCGACGGTTGGATTCGGCGATATCGTCCCGGTTACGATCGCGGGGCGATGGGTCACGGTGGCAGCGATCCTGACGGGCATCATCGTCCTTCCGTGGCAGGCGAGCAAGATCGTCCGCGAGTGGAGCCACAGAGAGAAAGTCGACGTGACGTGTCCCAACTGCGGGCTGTCGTCGCACGACCGGGACGCCTCCCA
- a CDS encoding Nif3-like dinuclear metal center hexameric protein → MELARVVDRLDAELRTADYADLDASANGLQVGPDEADIERVAFAVDGVRETFETAIEADADLLVVHHGISWGGFDRVTGRTYGRLAPLLEHDLALYVSHLPLDGHQELGNAAGVSDVLDLEERTPFGELGPEYIGQRGTAANPYSPDEVRERLEATLDTGGQPVQHLAFGPDDIDDVAIVTGSGTDWLAEAVAADADALVTGEGKGKAYHEAKEAGIHVFLAGHYATETFGVRSLQALVEGWGLETTYLDVPTGL, encoded by the coding sequence ATGGAACTTGCGCGCGTCGTCGATCGACTCGACGCGGAGCTTCGAACCGCAGACTATGCCGACCTCGATGCGAGCGCGAACGGCCTTCAGGTCGGCCCGGACGAGGCCGACATCGAACGCGTCGCGTTCGCCGTTGACGGCGTCCGCGAGACGTTCGAGACGGCGATCGAAGCCGACGCGGACCTGCTGGTCGTCCACCACGGCATCTCGTGGGGCGGGTTCGATCGCGTCACCGGTCGGACCTACGGCCGGCTCGCGCCGTTGCTCGAGCACGACCTCGCGCTGTACGTCTCACACCTGCCGCTCGACGGCCACCAGGAACTTGGCAACGCCGCGGGGGTCTCCGACGTACTCGACCTCGAAGAGCGCACGCCGTTCGGCGAACTCGGCCCCGAGTACATCGGCCAGCGCGGGACGGCAGCCAACCCCTACAGTCCCGACGAAGTGCGCGAGCGCCTCGAGGCAACCCTCGATACGGGCGGTCAGCCGGTCCAGCACCTCGCCTTTGGCCCCGACGACATCGACGATGTCGCGATCGTCACCGGCAGCGGCACCGACTGGCTCGCCGAGGCCGTCGCGGCCGACGCGGACGCGCTGGTGACTGGCGAAGGGAAAGGAAAGGCCTACCACGAGGCCAAAGAAGCCGGCATTCACGTCTTCCTTGCGGGACACTACGCGACCGAGACGTTCGGCGTGCGATCGCTGCAGGCGTTGGTCGAGGGGTGGGGGCTCGAGACGACGTATCTCGACGTGCCGACGGGACTGTAG
- a CDS encoding putative quinol monooxygenase: protein MSDVIVYVDQSTVRDGKLDELKAAMSDLVDFVDANEPDILSYDVYFSDDGTQMAVVHTHADSASLAYHMEVAGPKFPPVGEFIDLEAIDVYGRPSEELVRQFEEKASTLGHGHVSIHDRHDGIDRVSVG from the coding sequence GTGTCTGACGTGATTGTGTACGTCGACCAGTCGACAGTACGTGATGGAAAACTGGACGAACTCAAGGCAGCGATGTCTGATCTGGTGGATTTCGTCGACGCCAACGAACCGGACATCCTATCGTACGACGTCTACTTCAGTGATGACGGCACCCAAATGGCCGTCGTGCACACGCACGCTGACTCGGCATCACTGGCGTATCACATGGAGGTTGCGGGCCCGAAGTTCCCCCCGGTCGGTGAGTTCATCGACCTCGAGGCTATCGACGTGTACGGACGGCCGAGCGAGGAACTCGTCCGCCAATTCGAGGAGAAGGCATCGACGCTGGGACACGGACACGTGTCGATCCACGACCGTCACGACGGAATCGATCGGGTTTCTGTCGGCTGA
- a CDS encoding preprotein translocase subunit Sec61beta: MDKGQNTGGLMSSAGLVRYFDSEDSNAIRIDPKTVIAFGVMLGVLVQLLTFIS; this comes from the coding sequence ATGGACAAAGGACAGAACACCGGCGGGCTGATGTCCAGTGCCGGACTCGTCCGGTACTTCGACTCCGAGGACTCGAACGCTATCCGTATCGACCCCAAGACGGTCATCGCGTTCGGCGTCATGCTGGGCGTGCTGGTTCAGCTACTGACGTTTATCTCGTAA
- a CDS encoding DUF4177 domain-containing protein, whose amino-acid sequence MSQSDVRRWEYKTLRPSRDETKKEATDPQAALNDYGADGWELVATIEYTGGGTKFLVFKRPAGASTGGDEG is encoded by the coding sequence ATGAGCCAGTCCGACGTGCGCCGCTGGGAGTACAAAACACTCAGACCGTCACGCGACGAAACGAAAAAGGAGGCCACGGATCCGCAAGCGGCGCTGAACGACTACGGTGCGGACGGCTGGGAACTCGTCGCGACGATCGAGTACACGGGCGGTGGCACCAAGTTCCTCGTGTTCAAACGGCCCGCTGGCGCGAGCACCGGTGGCGATGAGGGGTGA